The following are from one region of the Hymenobacter sp. YIM 151858-1 genome:
- a CDS encoding FKBP-type peptidyl-prolyl cis-trans isomerase → MELTSLKQQISYIIGRDLARNFAQQGIDLDIDTLAQSLKEALSGQQSRLSPQQMQAAMQQFQQQMAAEQPQGGGQSAEQNQQEGAAFLAENKNKAGVHTLPSGLQYEVLSEGSGKKPSLKSSVTTHYHGTLIDGTVFDSSYERGQPATFPVNGVIAGWTEALQLMSEGSKYRLYIPSELAYGTRGAGSDIGPNATLIFDVELLKVNN, encoded by the coding sequence ATGGAACTGACCTCGCTTAAGCAGCAAATCAGCTACATCATCGGCCGCGACCTGGCCCGCAACTTCGCCCAACAGGGCATCGACCTCGACATCGACACGCTGGCGCAAAGCCTGAAAGAGGCCCTGAGCGGCCAGCAAAGCCGCCTTTCGCCGCAGCAAATGCAGGCCGCCATGCAGCAGTTTCAGCAGCAAATGGCCGCCGAGCAGCCGCAGGGCGGTGGGCAATCGGCCGAGCAAAACCAGCAGGAAGGCGCCGCTTTCCTGGCCGAAAACAAAAACAAAGCCGGCGTGCACACGCTACCCAGCGGCCTGCAGTACGAGGTGCTCAGCGAGGGCTCGGGCAAAAAGCCTTCGCTCAAGAGCTCGGTAACCACGCACTACCACGGCACGCTCATCGACGGCACCGTGTTCGACAGCAGCTACGAGCGCGGCCAGCCCGCCACCTTCCCGGTGAACGGCGTAATTGCCGGCTGGACGGAGGCCCTGCAGCTGATGAGCGAAGGCTCGAAGTACCGCCTCTACATCCCGTCGGAGCTGGCCTACGGCACCCGCGGCGCCGGCTCGGATATCGGCCCGAACGCCACCCTCATTTTCGACGTGGAGCTGCTGAAAGTGAATAATTAA
- a CDS encoding OmpA family protein — protein MKQFVQTFRLLALPLALLPALPHAAQAQTPDRRASLGLNLSALQYQGNFGSDYWKFDRSSYAPGLAVNLYLGRGIDLNTQVFYGELTGNRSPKTRFTTTLVNANLGFKLKLNNGWALKENAFFQPYLLVGSGWSYASRTGLNDGQRIDEDKGYIDVMGGAGINLRLGGGVGLFVQSTQHMPMEANFDGVPETNVPRWADRFLQHTVGLTFNLGQAADADEDGVPDRQDRCANTPPGVEVDEKGCPPDTDNDGVADYRDNCPNEQGTADLQGCPDKDGDGVADANDTCPDVAGKEELSGCPDTDNDGIPDAEDKCPDTPAGTQVDASGCSAAANATETDSDADGVPNTTDRCPNSAGPASNNGCPEIKEETRKRLQEATQFIGFERNKATLLATSYATLDTVAQILARYPDYTLSITGHTDSQGPAAFNLRLSRERAAAARSYLVGKGIAASRVQQRGYGPLHPVADNATEAGRVRNRRVEFDLFLNGAANPADAKYGSEPTTAPATTPAKPTKAAPAKKAAVRKAPARKPAARRPPAAAKATAPRAGTAKKPAAKTPAKAPVRKPAPRKP, from the coding sequence ATGAAGCAGTTTGTACAAACGTTTAGGTTGCTGGCTCTGCCCCTGGCGTTGCTGCCTGCCCTACCGCACGCCGCCCAGGCCCAAACCCCCGACCGCAGAGCGAGCCTGGGGCTGAACCTGAGTGCGTTGCAATACCAAGGCAACTTCGGTTCGGATTACTGGAAGTTCGACCGCAGCTCGTACGCGCCCGGCCTGGCCGTAAACCTGTACCTGGGCCGCGGTATCGACCTGAACACCCAGGTGTTTTACGGCGAGCTTACCGGCAACCGCAGCCCCAAAACGCGCTTCACCACCACGCTCGTCAACGCCAACCTGGGCTTTAAGCTGAAGCTGAACAACGGCTGGGCCCTCAAGGAAAACGCCTTTTTTCAGCCCTACCTGCTGGTGGGCTCGGGGTGGTCGTACGCCAGCCGCACGGGCCTGAACGACGGCCAGCGCATCGATGAGGACAAAGGCTACATCGATGTGATGGGCGGCGCGGGCATCAACCTGCGCCTGGGTGGCGGCGTGGGCTTGTTCGTGCAGAGCACCCAGCACATGCCCATGGAGGCCAACTTCGACGGCGTGCCCGAAACCAACGTGCCGCGCTGGGCCGACCGCTTTTTGCAGCATACCGTGGGCCTCACGTTTAACCTGGGCCAGGCGGCCGATGCCGACGAAGACGGCGTGCCCGACCGCCAGGATCGTTGCGCCAACACGCCGCCCGGCGTGGAGGTTGACGAAAAAGGCTGCCCGCCCGATACCGATAACGACGGCGTGGCCGACTACCGCGACAACTGCCCCAACGAGCAAGGCACCGCCGACCTGCAAGGCTGCCCCGACAAGGACGGCGACGGCGTAGCCGACGCCAACGACACCTGCCCCGACGTAGCCGGTAAGGAAGAGCTAAGCGGCTGCCCCGATACCGATAACGACGGCATTCCGGACGCCGAGGACAAGTGCCCCGATACGCCCGCCGGCACCCAGGTAGATGCCAGCGGCTGCTCGGCCGCTGCCAACGCCACCGAAACCGACTCGGATGCCGACGGCGTGCCCAACACCACCGACCGCTGCCCCAACAGCGCCGGCCCGGCCTCGAACAACGGCTGCCCCGAGATTAAGGAAGAAACGCGCAAGCGCCTGCAGGAGGCCACCCAGTTCATCGGCTTCGAGCGCAACAAGGCTACCCTGCTGGCTACCTCGTACGCCACCCTCGACACGGTTGCCCAAATCCTGGCGCGCTACCCCGATTACACCCTCAGCATTACGGGGCACACGGATAGCCAGGGCCCGGCCGCGTTCAACCTGCGCCTCTCGCGCGAGCGGGCCGCTGCCGCCCGCAGCTACCTCGTGGGCAAAGGCATTGCCGCAAGCCGCGTTCAGCAGCGCGGCTACGGCCCCCTGCACCCCGTGGCCGACAATGCCACCGAGGCCGGCCGGGTGCGCAACCGCCGCGTCGAGTTCGACTTGTTCCTGAATGGCGCGGCCAACCCAGCCGATGCCAAATATGGCTCGGAGCCAACCACCGCGCCGGCTACTACTCCGGCCAAACCCACCAAAGCAGCCCCGGCCAAAAAAGCCGCCGTTCGCAAAGCACCGGCCCGCAAGCCCGCTGCCCGGCGCCCCCCGGCCGCTGCCAAGGCCACGGCACCTAGGGCCGGCACTGCTAAAAAGCCAGCCGCCAAAACCCCGGCCAAGGCCCCGGTGCGCAAGCCAGCCCCGCGCAAGCCGTAA
- a CDS encoding KUP/HAK/KT family potassium transporter: protein MSDTKTLSEAPTATSHHAHTAVSTAGLLIALGIIYGDIGTSPLYVMKAIVPGRIEADLVYGGISCVLWTLTLQTTIKYVLLTLNADNNGEGGIFSLYALVRRRGTWLSAVAIVGGAALLADGVITPPISVSSAIEGLERLYPEIQTVPIVIAILVMLFLLQSFGTQIVGKAFGPIMFLWFSMLATLGVTGIVQHPEILRAANPYYAYNLLVNTPGGFWLLGAVFLCTTGAEALYSDLGHCGKGNIRISWVFVKTCLLLNYFGQGAWLITHQGEQLNGRNPFFEMMPSWFLLIGIGIATIAAIIASQALITGSFTLVAEAIRLNMWPKVKLNYPTDVKGQLYVPSMNRLLLLGCIAVVLYFRKSENMEAAYGLAITVTMLMTTLLLSMWLRTKRVAMPLVVLFLVVYLAIEGSFLIANLIKFPHGGWVSVAISLCLISVMYVWMRAFYIKRRLTEFVKIDPYMDALKQLSADESVPKYATHLVFMTSAERQTEIESKIIYSIFQKRPKRADIYWFVHVDTTDEPYTMEYKVTELANDDAYRITFRLGFRVEQRINLYFRKVVEDLVRNKEVDITSRYESLSKQHVTGDFRFVVLEKFLSVENEFPFVENIVMQAYFYIKQFIASEDKYFGLDTSSVKIEKVPLIITPPKSVDLKRVY from the coding sequence ATGAGTGACACCAAAACCTTGTCCGAGGCTCCGACCGCAACCTCGCACCACGCGCACACCGCCGTATCCACGGCGGGCCTGCTTATCGCCCTGGGTATCATCTACGGCGACATCGGCACCTCGCCTTTGTACGTGATGAAGGCCATCGTGCCGGGCCGCATCGAAGCCGACCTGGTGTACGGCGGCATTTCGTGCGTGCTCTGGACGCTCACGCTCCAAACCACCATCAAGTACGTGCTGCTCACCCTCAACGCCGATAACAACGGCGAGGGCGGCATTTTCTCGCTCTACGCGTTGGTGCGCCGCCGCGGCACCTGGCTTTCGGCCGTGGCCATTGTGGGCGGCGCGGCCCTGCTGGCCGACGGCGTAATCACGCCCCCGATTTCGGTATCGTCGGCCATCGAGGGGCTGGAGCGCCTCTACCCCGAAATCCAGACGGTGCCCATCGTTATTGCCATTCTGGTGATGCTGTTTCTGCTGCAAAGCTTCGGCACCCAAATCGTGGGCAAGGCGTTCGGGCCCATTATGTTTCTGTGGTTCTCGATGCTGGCCACGCTGGGCGTAACCGGCATTGTGCAGCACCCCGAAATCCTGCGGGCCGCCAACCCCTACTACGCCTACAACCTGCTCGTGAACACGCCGGGCGGCTTCTGGCTGTTGGGGGCTGTGTTTCTGTGCACCACCGGAGCCGAGGCCCTGTACTCCGACCTAGGGCACTGCGGCAAAGGCAACATCCGCATCAGCTGGGTGTTCGTGAAAACCTGCCTGCTGCTCAACTACTTCGGGCAGGGTGCCTGGCTGATTACCCACCAAGGCGAGCAGCTGAACGGGCGCAACCCCTTCTTCGAGATGATGCCTTCGTGGTTCTTGCTGATTGGTATTGGCATTGCCACCATTGCGGCCATTATTGCCTCGCAGGCGCTGATTACGGGCTCGTTTACGCTGGTGGCCGAGGCCATCCGCCTGAATATGTGGCCCAAAGTAAAGCTGAACTACCCCACCGACGTGAAGGGCCAGCTGTACGTGCCCTCCATGAACCGCCTGCTGCTGCTGGGCTGCATAGCGGTGGTGCTGTACTTCCGCAAGTCCGAAAACATGGAAGCGGCCTACGGCCTGGCCATTACCGTAACCATGCTCATGACCACGCTGCTGCTCTCGATGTGGCTGCGAACCAAGCGCGTGGCCATGCCGCTGGTAGTGCTGTTTTTGGTGGTGTACCTCGCTATTGAAGGCTCGTTCCTGATTGCCAACCTCATCAAGTTTCCGCACGGCGGCTGGGTGTCGGTGGCCATTAGCTTGTGCTTGATTTCGGTGATGTACGTGTGGATGCGCGCCTTTTACATCAAGCGCCGCCTCACCGAGTTCGTGAAAATCGACCCGTACATGGACGCGCTCAAGCAGCTTTCGGCCGACGAATCGGTACCGAAATACGCCACGCACCTCGTGTTCATGACCTCGGCCGAGCGCCAGACGGAAATCGAGTCGAAAATCATCTACTCCATCTTCCAGAAGCGCCCCAAACGAGCTGATATCTACTGGTTTGTGCACGTAGATACCACCGACGAGCCGTACACGATGGAGTACAAGGTAACGGAGCTGGCCAACGACGACGCCTACCGCATTACCTTCCGCCTGGGCTTCCGCGTCGAGCAGCGCATCAACCTGTACTTCCGCAAAGTGGTGGAAGACCTGGTACGCAACAAGGAAGTGGACATTACCTCGCGCTACGAATCCTTGAGCAAGCAGCACGTAACCGGCGACTTCCGCTTTGTGGTGCTCGAGAAGTTTTTGTCGGTCGAAAACGAATTCCCCTTCGTGGAGAACATCGTGATGCAGGCCTACTTCTACATCAAGCAGTTCATCGCCTCCGAAGACAAGTACTTCGGGCTCGATACCTCGTCGGTGAAAATTGAAAAGGTGCCGCTCATCATTACGCCCCCGAAAAGCGTCGATCTGAAGCGCGTGTACTAA
- a CDS encoding S8 family peptidase, which translates to MPKFTPAAAALLALLGCSRTPDAELAQPNPALGGEALSTQQLDEHIWEKVKATNAPYSWADATDHVVWSALQRSDQVLSVGYAPADQCSPQAALPPRAAADAAYQQAREQVLRLILSSEQQADPTLTPEQLVVFADETLPVLSVRVRQLSTVQRLRRSPLVRYAEPMGYDPYRPRTSTAAQRSLSSSGCGSNTATPNLVAGSDYTVLSNGSKSSWNQADVYHGVRSAWSQSTGQGIKLVVIDTGSSDAQENLGSAFNQGLSAGRTVERLVTLPRSTFFGIPTGPVETPNDQCGHGTSMAGAAAAPRGTDGASVGIAYNSNLITIRAAADVFLDESREVKGVSDAFVLAANRADVRIISMSMGRVTGSSQMADAIRYAHARGKLIFCAAGTSFDWSAGWVGVIFPANLAEAVAVTGIKDNLTSRCDECHVGSDVEFTVVMQRSSNNLRPLSLAMSGDAPSTVGGSSVSTASMAGMAAVVWSKYPTETREQIKQRLVAASTNATNRDPSFGYGRVNLAKAVGALAQ; encoded by the coding sequence ATGCCCAAATTTACCCCCGCCGCCGCGGCGCTTCTGGCGCTGCTGGGCTGCAGCCGCACGCCCGATGCCGAGCTGGCCCAACCCAACCCCGCCCTAGGTGGCGAAGCCCTCAGCACCCAGCAGCTCGATGAGCACATCTGGGAAAAGGTAAAAGCCACCAACGCTCCTTACTCTTGGGCCGACGCCACCGACCACGTGGTATGGAGCGCCCTGCAACGCTCCGACCAGGTGCTGAGCGTGGGCTACGCCCCCGCCGACCAGTGCAGCCCCCAAGCCGCCCTGCCACCTAGGGCTGCCGCCGATGCCGCCTACCAGCAAGCCCGCGAGCAGGTGTTGCGCCTGATTTTGAGCAGCGAGCAACAGGCCGACCCTACCCTCACGCCGGAGCAGCTGGTGGTGTTTGCCGATGAAACCCTGCCCGTGCTGAGCGTGCGGGTGCGGCAGCTGAGCACCGTGCAGCGCCTGCGCCGCTCGCCCTTGGTGCGCTACGCCGAGCCCATGGGCTACGACCCCTACCGCCCGCGCACCAGCACGGCCGCCCAGCGCAGCCTGAGCAGCAGCGGCTGCGGCTCGAACACCGCCACGCCCAACCTGGTAGCCGGCTCCGATTACACCGTGCTCAGCAACGGCAGCAAATCGTCGTGGAACCAGGCCGATGTATACCACGGCGTGCGCTCGGCGTGGTCGCAGAGCACGGGCCAGGGCATTAAGCTCGTGGTTATCGATACCGGCTCGTCGGATGCGCAGGAAAACCTGGGCAGCGCGTTCAACCAAGGCCTGAGTGCGGGCCGCACCGTGGAGCGGCTGGTAACGCTGCCGCGCTCCACGTTCTTCGGCATTCCTACGGGCCCCGTTGAAACGCCCAACGACCAGTGCGGCCACGGCACCAGCATGGCCGGGGCAGCCGCCGCCCCGCGCGGCACCGATGGCGCCTCGGTGGGCATTGCCTACAACAGCAACCTGATTACCATTCGGGCCGCCGCCGATGTGTTTCTGGATGAAAGCCGCGAGGTGAAGGGCGTGTCGGATGCCTTTGTACTGGCGGCCAACCGTGCCGATGTGCGCATCATCAGCATGAGCATGGGCCGCGTTACCGGCAGCTCGCAAATGGCCGATGCCATCCGGTACGCCCACGCGCGGGGCAAGCTCATCTTTTGCGCGGCCGGCACCTCGTTCGATTGGTCGGCGGGTTGGGTCGGGGTTATTTTCCCGGCCAACCTGGCCGAGGCAGTGGCTGTTACCGGCATCAAGGACAACCTGACCTCGCGCTGCGACGAGTGCCACGTGGGCTCCGACGTGGAGTTTACGGTGGTAATGCAGCGCAGCAGCAACAACCTGCGGCCCCTGTCGCTGGCCATGAGCGGCGACGCGCCCAGCACCGTGGGCGGCTCGTCGGTTTCTACCGCTTCCATGGCTGGCATGGCCGCGGTAGTATGGAGCAAGTACCCCACCGAAACCCGCGAGCAGATAAAGCAGCGCCTGGTAGCCGCCAGCACCAACGCCACCAACCGCGACCCTAGCTTCGGCTACGGCCGCGTGAACCTGGCCAAAGCAGTGGGTGCGCTGGCGCAATAG
- a CDS encoding NAD(P)H-dependent oxidoreductase: protein MNVLLVLAHPEPASYNGHLARLAVETLTAAGHTVEVSDLYRQRFAAVAGPADLEPAYATDFFDLQAAQRAGVAADSFEPGIEAEMEKLRRADLLMLQFPLWWHSVPAILKGWIDRVLAVGFAYGGTKELAGKKALVSLTSGTPNELWDGVTLPTLESTLSHLLRGTFAFCGMEVYEPFMIGSAKHLGPEQRAAADAEFVRMLQQLDTRKRIFLP, encoded by the coding sequence ATGAATGTTCTGCTTGTGCTGGCTCATCCCGAGCCGGCGTCGTACAACGGGCACCTGGCCCGCCTCGCTGTCGAAACCCTTACCGCGGCCGGCCACACCGTGGAGGTTTCCGACCTGTACCGCCAACGCTTTGCGGCCGTGGCCGGCCCCGCCGACCTGGAGCCCGCCTACGCGACCGATTTTTTCGACCTGCAGGCGGCCCAGCGGGCGGGCGTGGCGGCCGATAGTTTTGAGCCCGGCATCGAGGCCGAAATGGAGAAGCTGCGCCGCGCCGATTTGCTCATGCTGCAATTTCCGCTGTGGTGGCACTCGGTACCGGCTATCCTCAAGGGCTGGATCGACCGCGTGCTGGCCGTGGGCTTTGCCTACGGAGGCACCAAGGAGCTGGCCGGCAAAAAGGCGCTGGTGTCGCTTACCTCGGGCACGCCCAACGAGCTGTGGGACGGCGTAACCCTGCCCACGCTCGAATCGACCTTGAGCCACTTGCTGCGCGGCACGTTCGCCTTCTGCGGCATGGAGGTGTACGAGCCCTTTATGATTGGCAGCGCCAAGCACCTAGGGCCCGAGCAGCGCGCCGCCGCCGATGCCGAGTTCGTGCGCATGCTGCAGCAGCTCGACACGCGCAAGCGTATCTTCTTGCCCTAG
- a CDS encoding M61 family metallopeptidase — MFQLTKRRLGATALVVLLGSAPVLAAPALRYVLAMPAPQTHYFEVEMQLSGFTGRSTDVKMPVWAPGSYLVREFAKNVEGFAASAGGKNLGVSKIDKNTWRIEHAGQKNITVRYRVYANELSVRTSFVDASHGYLNGSSVFMYPAQQKQLPSTLEVRPAQGWSKVSTSLKPAGNGPTFTFQSSNYDELADSPIEIGNHKELTFEANGTPHRIAMYGPGNYDEQRITEDFKRICETSQKVVGRNPLDRYLFIVHNLERGGGGLEHLFSTTLQVSRNAYNSEAGYMGLLGLAAHEYFHLWNVKRIRPIALGPFDYDQENYTRMLWLSEGGTEYFSNLIVQRAGFQKPQQYLDQLATGITRVENTPGNREQSAAESSFDAWIKYYRPNENSANTGISYYDKGEVIGAVLDLMIINATKGQKSLDDVMRYLYDEYYVKQKRGFRDEEFQDAVAKVAGRRFDDFFKRSVYGTVRLDYEGALGYAGLRLTNTAGQPEAALGASVSANNGRPTVTGVVRDGSAWQGGLNVGDEILALDGMRVTDDINRYMAARPVGSTVKLLVARDGQLRELSFPLLASTAAKYRIEMADNATPEQLAVRRKWLQLPS, encoded by the coding sequence ATGTTTCAATTAACCAAGCGCCGCCTAGGTGCCACCGCCCTGGTGGTGCTATTGGGCAGCGCACCCGTGCTGGCTGCGCCGGCCCTGCGCTACGTGCTGGCCATGCCGGCGCCGCAAACGCACTACTTCGAGGTCGAAATGCAACTGAGCGGCTTTACGGGCCGCAGCACCGATGTAAAAATGCCGGTGTGGGCACCGGGCTCGTACCTGGTGCGCGAGTTTGCCAAAAACGTGGAGGGCTTTGCGGCCAGCGCGGGTGGCAAAAACCTGGGCGTCAGCAAAATCGATAAGAATACCTGGCGGATTGAGCACGCCGGCCAAAAGAACATTACGGTGCGCTACCGCGTGTACGCCAACGAGCTGAGCGTGCGTACCAGCTTCGTGGATGCCTCGCACGGCTACCTCAACGGCTCGAGCGTGTTTATGTACCCGGCGCAGCAAAAGCAGCTGCCGAGCACGCTGGAGGTGCGCCCGGCCCAGGGCTGGAGCAAAGTATCGACGAGCCTGAAGCCGGCCGGCAACGGGCCCACGTTCACGTTCCAGTCGAGCAACTACGACGAGCTGGCCGATTCGCCCATCGAAATCGGCAACCACAAGGAGCTGACGTTTGAGGCCAACGGCACGCCGCACCGCATTGCCATGTACGGCCCCGGCAACTACGACGAGCAGCGCATCACCGAGGACTTCAAGCGCATTTGCGAAACCTCGCAGAAGGTGGTGGGCCGCAATCCGCTCGACCGGTACCTGTTTATCGTGCACAACCTGGAGCGCGGGGGCGGCGGCCTGGAGCACTTGTTCTCGACTACGCTGCAAGTATCGCGCAACGCCTACAACTCCGAGGCCGGCTACATGGGCCTGCTGGGCCTGGCGGCGCACGAGTACTTCCACCTCTGGAACGTGAAGCGCATCCGCCCCATCGCCCTGGGTCCGTTCGACTACGACCAGGAGAACTACACGCGCATGCTGTGGCTGAGCGAAGGCGGCACCGAGTATTTCTCGAACCTGATTGTGCAGCGCGCCGGCTTCCAGAAGCCGCAGCAGTACCTCGATCAGCTGGCCACCGGCATTACGCGCGTGGAGAACACGCCCGGCAACCGCGAGCAATCGGCAGCCGAGTCGAGCTTTGATGCCTGGATTAAGTACTACCGGCCCAACGAGAACTCGGCCAACACCGGCATCAGCTACTACGACAAGGGCGAGGTTATCGGGGCCGTGCTCGATCTGATGATTATCAACGCCACGAAAGGCCAGAAAAGCCTCGACGACGTGATGCGCTACCTCTACGACGAGTACTACGTGAAGCAAAAGCGCGGCTTCCGCGACGAGGAGTTTCAGGATGCCGTGGCCAAAGTAGCCGGCCGCCGTTTCGACGATTTCTTTAAACGCTCGGTGTACGGCACCGTGCGCCTCGATTACGAAGGCGCCCTGGGTTATGCGGGCCTGCGCCTGACAAACACCGCCGGCCAGCCCGAAGCCGCCCTAGGTGCCAGCGTGTCGGCCAACAACGGCCGGCCCACGGTAACCGGCGTGGTGCGCGACGGCAGCGCGTGGCAGGGCGGCCTGAACGTGGGCGACGAAATTCTGGCCCTCGACGGCATGCGCGTAACCGACGACATCAACCGCTACATGGCCGCCCGCCCCGTGGGCAGCACCGTGAAGCTGCTGGTAGCGCGCGACGGGCAGCTGCGCGAACTGTCGTTTCCGCTGCTGGCCAGCACCGCCGCCAAGTACCGCATCGAAATGGCCGACAACGCCACGCCGGAGCAGCTGGCCGTGCGCCGCAAGTGGCTGCAATTGCCGAGCTAG
- a CDS encoding C40 family peptidase, producing the protein MRYIWLMFGICMTLLLALWAWPRLSPTAPVPASGDLPPVRAVVYRAATGTAPVTRPDSVVRFALRQLGKPYCYAGTTPQGGFDCSGFLTYVYNQFGVEVPHSSALQYKTGQPVARQQARKGDLIIFTGTAQGSTTPGHAGIVISEPGQPLRFVHSSSSRRDPGVKISQVDGTDYERRFLGVRRVL; encoded by the coding sequence ATGCGTTACATCTGGCTGATGTTTGGAATTTGCATGACCCTGCTGCTGGCCCTGTGGGCCTGGCCGCGCCTCAGCCCCACCGCGCCCGTACCCGCCTCCGGCGACTTGCCCCCCGTGCGGGCCGTGGTGTACCGCGCCGCCACCGGCACTGCCCCCGTTACCCGCCCCGATAGCGTGGTGCGCTTTGCCCTGCGCCAGCTCGGCAAGCCCTATTGCTACGCCGGCACCACGCCCCAAGGCGGTTTCGACTGCTCGGGCTTCCTGACGTACGTGTACAACCAGTTTGGTGTGGAGGTACCGCACTCCTCGGCCCTTCAGTACAAAACCGGCCAGCCCGTAGCCCGGCAGCAGGCCCGCAAAGGCGACCTGATCATTTTTACGGGCACGGCGCAGGGCAGCACCACGCCCGGCCACGCGGGCATCGTTATTTCGGAACCCGGCCAGCCCTTGCGCTTCGTGCACTCGTCCTCGTCGCGCCGCGACCCGGGCGTAAAAATCAGCCAGGTCGACGGCACCGACTACGAGCGCCGCTTCCTGGGTGTGAGGCGGGTACTATAG
- a CDS encoding OmpA family protein codes for MMKYGAWLGLLGWLLAGNANAQSLAGIWQGVETDPEEPGATWPALLRVQEAKGTGMFGVLYQEATGRPNVTVTFQVRATRTATGLALEHVRKLNETGATPFSYWCEGSIAFTYDAKEEKLTGRAAYAPVGDCDKGSFTLYRVKLKSAAKVQAGAETTIRVSGRDVRWYADADLKQPVNTGNSYRTRLSKTTTFYITQGYYRTRESAVVPITVQVSGAAPKPKPAPAPAPKPAPPDTARPTPPPAPVISQQPVVLPTVLFKLGTPELLPEALPALDQLAAELQARPSLRVLVAGHTDRIGEPDKNQALSEQRAEAVKAYLVKAGVAPERISTAGYGDTRPLYASPDARNRRVEVSEAK; via the coding sequence ATGATGAAATACGGCGCGTGGTTAGGCCTGCTGGGTTGGCTGCTGGCAGGCAATGCAAATGCCCAATCGTTGGCGGGCATTTGGCAAGGCGTAGAAACCGACCCCGAAGAGCCCGGTGCCACCTGGCCGGCCCTGCTGCGCGTGCAGGAGGCCAAAGGCACGGGCATGTTTGGCGTGCTGTACCAGGAGGCCACGGGCCGGCCCAACGTAACGGTTACGTTTCAGGTGCGGGCCACGCGCACGGCCACCGGGCTGGCGCTGGAGCACGTGCGCAAGCTCAACGAAACCGGGGCCACCCCCTTCAGCTACTGGTGCGAGGGCTCCATTGCCTTTACCTACGACGCGAAGGAGGAAAAGCTAACCGGGCGCGCCGCCTACGCCCCCGTGGGCGACTGCGACAAAGGCAGCTTCACGCTTTACCGCGTCAAGCTTAAGTCGGCCGCCAAGGTGCAGGCCGGCGCCGAAACCACCATTCGGGTTTCGGGCCGCGACGTGCGCTGGTACGCCGATGCCGACCTGAAGCAGCCCGTGAACACCGGCAACAGCTACCGTACCAGGCTCAGCAAAACCACTACTTTTTACATCACGCAAGGCTACTACCGCACCCGCGAAAGCGCCGTGGTGCCCATTACCGTGCAGGTGAGCGGCGCGGCTCCCAAGCCCAAGCCAGCCCCGGCCCCGGCGCCCAAACCCGCCCCGCCCGACACCGCCCGCCCTACGCCCCCGCCGGCCCCCGTCATCAGCCAACAACCCGTGGTGCTGCCCACCGTGCTCTTTAAGCTTGGCACGCCCGAGCTGCTGCCCGAAGCCTTGCCCGCCCTCGATCAGCTGGCCGCCGAGCTGCAGGCCCGCCCTAGCTTACGCGTGCTGGTGGCCGGCCATACCGACCGCATCGGCGAGCCCGACAAAAACCAGGCACTATCCGAGCAACGGGCCGAGGCGGTGAAGGCGTACCTCGTGAAAGCGGGCGTGGCGCCCGAGCGCATCAGCACCGCCGGGTACGGCGACACGCGCCCGCTCTACGCCTCGCCCGATGCCCGCAACCGGCGCGTGGAGGTTTCGGAGGCGAAATAG
- a CDS encoding aldo/keto reductase → MPATITIAQHSARPLTVNRLGYGTMRLPGPDVWGEPADRAEALQILRTAEEHGVNFLDTADYYGQDVTNRLIREALYPYPPELLICTKVGAARLPDKSWVPYNRPEQLRASIDNNLRTLGQEQIQLVHYRVMPKSDVPLSEALGAMYEMQREGKILHVGLSNVTREELTTGLQLGPIATVENMYSYAQRTTHRTPHFESRGGEEVLDLCEQHGIPLIPYFSLLHALPKHSEQVAEIARKHQATPAQVNIAWLLHRSPWLLPIPGTSRLAHLRENLAAAHIRLSPDDMAHLG, encoded by the coding sequence ATGCCCGCAACCATCACCATCGCGCAACACTCCGCTCGCCCGCTCACGGTTAACCGCCTGGGTTACGGAACCATGCGCCTACCCGGGCCCGATGTGTGGGGCGAGCCCGCCGACCGCGCCGAGGCTTTGCAAATTCTGCGGACGGCTGAGGAGCACGGGGTAAATTTCCTCGACACGGCCGATTATTACGGCCAGGATGTAACGAACCGCCTCATTCGGGAAGCGCTGTACCCCTACCCGCCCGAGTTGCTGATTTGCACCAAAGTGGGTGCCGCCCGCCTCCCCGATAAAAGCTGGGTACCCTACAACCGCCCCGAACAGCTGCGCGCCAGCATCGATAACAACCTGCGCACCCTGGGCCAGGAGCAAATTCAGCTGGTGCACTACCGCGTGATGCCCAAGAGCGACGTGCCCCTGAGCGAGGCCCTAGGTGCCATGTACGAGATGCAGCGCGAGGGCAAGATTTTGCACGTAGGCCTGAGCAACGTAACGCGCGAAGAGCTGACAACCGGCCTGCAGCTGGGCCCGATTGCCACCGTTGAGAACATGTATAGTTACGCCCAGCGCACCACCCACCGCACCCCGCACTTCGAAAGCCGGGGCGGCGAAGAAGTGCTGGACCTGTGCGAGCAGCACGGCATTCCCCTTATTCCGTACTTCTCGCTCTTGCACGCCCTGCCCAAACACTCCGAGCAGGTGGCCGAAATAGCCCGCAAGCACCAGGCCACGCCGGCCCAGGTAAACATTGCCTGGCTGCTGCACCGCTCGCCCTGGCTGTTGCCCATCCCCGGCACTTCCAGGCTGGCGCACCTGCGCGAGAACCTGGCGGCCGCGCATATCCGCCTCAGCCCCGACGACATGGCGCACCTAGGGTAG